In Phoenix dactylifera cultivar Barhee BC4 chromosome 1, palm_55x_up_171113_PBpolish2nd_filt_p, whole genome shotgun sequence, the genomic stretch AGCGAGTTCGCCATCGCGGATCGCCGCGCGTTGAGCCGGTTCGACGACGACGAGACGGCGCTGTGGCTGTGTTGGAGCTGGCCGAGGCCCTTGTGGAGGCTGCACCGGAAGGAGCCCGGGTGGGTGGTGGGGGAGCACATGCACGTCCGGCGCTGGGGGACGGAGGAGGTGATGGGGCGCGGGGAGCGGTGGTCTGCGAAGGCGAGGGAGCGGCCGGGGGAGGTGGGGCGGTGGCGGTCGAAGGAGAAGCGGACGGAGGGGACGGGAGACGGGGGGGCGCCGACGAGGTTGACACGGGTGGGGGAGGAGGGCCGGTGGTGGTGGAAGAAGGTGGAGGAGCTGGAGGAGATAACGGCCATGCCGCCGGCGGAGGCGGAGGGGAAGCGTCCAGACGGCGACTTCGATCTTCTCGAGGTGGTTCCCATTAGGTACTCAGAGAGAGAAACTTCAAATTTTTTCACCAAAAAGAGGAATTGGGAGAGCAGAGGAGTGGGGAAGAAGGGGGCTTAGGAGGCTAGTTGGGCAAACCGACCTCGCCTCGAGCGTGGTATTTATAGGGGAGTTTGACGCGGAGAAGGGAGGGCAGATGGGGTAAATAAGGGGATCGTTGGGGGCGATGATAGGATAGTCGGACCGGCCGTTGGGTTGTCGGTTAGCTAACTAGGGTTTGGGTTTTGGATAGAGTCGGGTAAACAGATCATTGGGGGCTCCGCGAGGCCGCCACGCAGTCGGACGGCAGTGCAATGGCTCTTCTTTTGTGAGTTAATTACAAGAATGTCCTCAACTCGTTTTGCCGGTATTTACGACGTGCCATTTTCTTGACGAAATTATCCTTGACCTTTTATCCTACGACTTGTCGAGTAACTTTACCCACGGTACGGTGATACCATCTTTTCTCTGCTCATCCTACTCCAGATGCAGCCAAGAGGATCAAAAGTAATAATTTGATATAACTGTAGAGAGAAAAGGCATCCTACCTTTGTTGCCGATCATTCCGGGACCATCTGGATGGAGAAAATGGAGTTGCCTAATACTCTCCGCAATgtgttgttttttaatttttttaattatatccGTATACATtatatatgatatttttatttttagcaaaaaaaaaagacatcctGATCTGTCGAAAGGATTCTTCCAAAATATTGTGCTGCATAGAAGATGACCTAATAAGATCTTTCATTATATTGTCAGATTATTGAAATATAAATaactgattttattgggtgttaTTCTATTATCAAGGTACTTGTTTGCCAATTTTCCTAGTTATATAATCaacataggattttcaaaaatttcagctgAGTGCTAATTGAAAGATGTTATATTAACAAATAAAATAAGTAATTATTTGGTGACACTGCATCCTTCTAGCTTTAGCCTTATCATTTCGGGAGCAAGAGGGATTCTTGAATTCTTGTTGGTGGTGTCTTGATGCAATATCCAATTCTTTTGGTGAGCAAATGTACATGGTTAATTATTCAATTATCCTTCCATTTCCCATGTCTAGATCAAATGAAGAAAGGCAAAAAAGGGTTACAAATGAACATGAGTCAAGCAGACTCTAGAATTTGTTAGACCCACTTGCAAATCTACACATGTCAAGTTGGGTTTAAGGGATTGTAGGTCTAACCTACTTTTTTGCACCATTACTACTTGCTCTGAATTAGCCTCTTTCTTTCATTGGTGGGATTCCTTCTTAAATTACTTGGTAAACCAAACAAAGATTTTTACTAACTTGGTAAATGAGCAcgatggaaaaaaaagaaagtcatATCAGATTTTTGGGAAACACATCCcaatatataatatatcattTCCCTTTCGTAAATGCAAATTCAATCACTagaattaaattgcaattctttttctttcttaagaAAAATCTGCAACCTTAATGCAGTTTTTATCtaatcttataaaaatttaaattaacaaATAAAAGTAACTGGTATTACCTAAAGTCTCCTATTTCTCAATCCACCTTCTGGATGTGAAAATCATCCCATATACTTACCTCAATCTAGTTAGCCCTAAGATAAAGTGGATAAGTTGCGAGCTAGATATTCTCTAAAAAATTGAGTTTAGAACTGGGATTTCTGAAAGAAACACAAAGATATAATGCATGGTAAACCATGTTCAGATTGGTTTTTATGTTGTGTTTGGTAGCGACTTCAGCTCTTTACTTAGAATAGCTCATGGAGAATACCTAGATAACTAATGCAATATATACATTAAATATTATGGGtttgctttattttttatttttagtaattttaaaatagttCAATTTTCACCATCCGAccaaaaaaggagaaagaaaagaaagtcggttagtaattttagaggatgagagagagaaagagatagagGTGGCCGTAGTAATTTTGCCTTTCTTACATTTTTTTCTGGCTCTTTAGGCTGTGCTTATATCTAGTATGGATGCGCTACGGATgtataagaagaagaaagaagaaaaagaagaagaaaaaacaaaaaagaagaaagaaagagagagagaaagaaagaaagtaagaaagaaaggaagaggggtTGTAAGTCTTTTAACAAATCTGAAGTCGTCTATCCCCGGGTAAAAAGGCAAAGGAATCGTGAATAGGGGAAGTAATTAAAAAGAGGCGGCCGttagaaaaagagttggaaAGTCTTTTAACAAATCCGAACTTGTCTATTCCCGTGTAAAAAGGCAAAGGAATCGTGAACAGGGGAAGTGATGAAAAGACGTTTCCTCTAGTTCTTTGTATGAACTATATCCAAGAccgaaaaaataaaacaaaataaaaaaaaaaaactagaatcCGCAGAGAATAAAGCAATTCCTAAACCAAaagtatataatattttttttattaattatagaGATCTATACAGGTATATAATTAGTTTTGcatcaaatatatattatatagattttgaatatttatatagaaCTAAAAAATGTGAATAATATCTACCTACtaatcttttaaaataaaattttgaactaTGAGATAATTCATTTTCTTACAATTTTGAGAGTATAATTGGATCACTTATTAGTATTCTTCAAAGGAATCTTCATagtatttttgttctttcagTTCCATTTATATAAGTAAGGAAGAGGAGGGATGATCTATAGCCCAGCTTGCTCCTGAATAAAAGAAGAagcaaaaaattatttaaaaaaaggttaaaaaaagAATAACTAAACATATGCCTTAATTTTTGGAGCCAATATTTTTCTCACATATGGGAATAGAAAAGTTTGCGCAtctattttttgtttatttatgtTGGAAGTCTGCCTTTAAACTAATGTGAAACAACTAAGAAAAACCTCGAAGCAAGAGATACTAGAGACCATATCAAATGAGCATTATAGTGACAACAAGAATAACAGAAGGCATCTAATATTCAGTATCAGATAATACAAATGCTTCATTAGCATGTAAAAGATGTAGCTAAATAAACATCAAGGTGTTACTAAATTCTTCTGgaataatttaaataactaaCAAGCGGACTCTTGaataattcaaagaaaaaatatatctcCAAGTGATACATGGTTTTCACCAAGAACTAGATTAtagttttcaaaaataaatccagtGTACTTCTAGGTTTTTGGTTGAGTTCTTCTTTTCGGACCTCGAGATTTTGAGGTCAGGCtctatcctcttttttttttttttttttttttgctatggcGGGTTTATCATACAATGTGTGTACGAAGACATCTAATAAAGTTAAAAAACACTAGCTCACGGAGTGCTCGAGGCAgcttctcttcttcttggcTCAGCACAGATAAGCCTAATAATGAGAAACAAGTACCTCATAGCTGTCAATTAATATTTTAGAGCTTTGTGCAAAActatggtttgcaaacataacCTAATACTCCACATAtatcattatataattaaattatCTAATCTGCCACCTTATTTAATTCCAGTGTCCCATTAACAGGTGGCCTGCCAATGCCGCCGCATCACATGATATGTCCCAAATCGGTGGGTTTCGTAGCCCATTGGAAATAGAGATTCCTTGGATTCTACTCTCCATGCTCGTTTATGGATAGGTAAGGACGGTTTTTATCAGTTTGAGGGGTTGGTGTGAAGTGGGTTGGGCAATCCCCCTAGTTCCGTGAGAGCTGTGACAAAGAAGAGGTCACAGTCCACTGTCTCagctaaaaaaaacaaaactaattaaaaaatattatttattttttttaattttatataaatatttaaaattttttcgaCTGATAATTATTATAGTGCTAAATATATGTATGCAAAAATTCTTACATACTCCTTTCATTTAAGCGGTGCCAAAAGTCTGAATTCATTCAAATTCAATGCACGACGATAAGCCCGTAGTCAATCCAAATAATTATGTATTGTAGTATCTTTTGATTTATATAGATTATAGACTGGATCTATTTTGATActatttttagatcatttaatagattttattaaaaaactatatatttctttatctcaataataataatttttaagcAATATTAAAGATTCATTGTGGACATCATAAAAGTCAAATTTTTAGGAGGTACCGATCAACCATGCTAAGAATTGTTGGCCAATTATAATAAATCCTTTATATCTCAGAATTACATATGATAAGTTTAATTGGTTGAAGGGGGACAGCTATATGTTCAGCTTACTATTATATATATGATCTGCATAAATCTTTCAATCCCAGCTGGTTCACATGACAACCTTAAGCTCGGGACCCACAAATTACAATCCTTGGCGTACCTAGGGTCTAGGAATTTCCAAGATCACAAATTGTGGAGGATTTCAAATTCTGAGCAAGGAGAGTCTTGTAGATGAGAGCTTGCTTGGATGATAAGTAATGCAATTTGACATCTCTACGGAAGAAACAGGAACAATGGTCAAATGTCTAATCGCACCAAGTCAAAGTCGATCCACTCATGGTTTGTCATACCAGTCTGAATCGGATAGTATGAAGCATACTGTACAGTACTGATGCGGTACTAGTATCCAATACGGATGGTGTACCGATACTTGGTACAACGAAAAAATCTCATACAATATCGTATCGACATAATCATAGTATGGCATTGGTACGGAATATGGTACCGAAATGACAAACCTTATATCTACTTGATTTCAAGAAGCCTTGGTGATAAGTTAGTTTACAAGAAGCTTCTGAAGTGGTCACACTAGCTTCAAAGCCAATACCAAGGCTTCTGGCAGCTGTTATTCACAAACAACATCAAAATAGGCAGGGACGTGCTAATTGTAACATTTTTGTTTTGTTGATGTCAGGTGTTATAATATTTCACTATGGATTTATGTGCCATATGAGAGCTAAAATCATCTTAGCCATGTATAATGGCATACCGAGTATTTGGTTTGCATTCTGCGAAAGCGAAagtgaaagagaaaagaaagaaaagaaatgggtATATtgactatatatatttgatgttTTAATTGGCTTTTCATGTTCCAAAAGAGCCAAAGGGGAAAGCCTTCTTGGATGGGTCTTATCATAGCAAGTAATGGAGCACTCTCTTGGTCTCTTTGGCCGACAATATTGGCGGTGTCACGAGGACGAGCTAAAGCTTCTAGTCTTCTTTTCGTCAGCGTGAGTCTCTCCCAACCACCCAATTTAAATGCATGGGAGCCCCCACCAAGTTCTTTGGGTGCATACCCTTTGCTCTTCCATAGGCATTTGTGCCGGTTCGTCCTAATATTCCTTGACTTTTCCCCAAGCTGgtccattcctttttttttgctgaaaggtTAGGTGTATAATCTAAATGCATGCATTACTATCCATGGTGATTTCAGAGGATCTAATTGCTCATTACCTCAAAGTCTTGGTAAGACAGCATAACTCTTCTCCATTCTATTCTATATTGGACTAGATTAACCCCATGAAGAAATTATTAGGTGGATCAGGTATGGTAGACCTAGGGTGAGATAAATCCACATAATAATTTCATCCTAAGATGAAATGAATACTCCTAGGATGATATCATCCTAGGTCCACTATGGACCCCATCCACTTAATAATTTCTCAACCCCATGGGCATTTCTTCCTTTGCATAAGTTTGGACGAGTGCAGAATAAGTCCATCACCCATTGGACCATCCGATTATCCAATATAATGTCAGCCACAACCACTATGTTTTATATGCACAAGGTGCATAACAAACCACAAGTTTCTTAACCATGGAAATTATGGACTTGTCAAGTTTCACATTCTCATAAGCTACAAATTATCCATGGTTAAGAAATAATCCAGTGAGATGACTGGAATGGTACGTACCCTATGAAAAATCCTTTATATAATGAACTTTGGAACACTATGAAATATCTTGTAACTGAAATGAAAATTTTGTTTGTGGTTAAAAAGTAGAACACCAACTCAATGTTACACGACCATCTCTTAACATACCATTACAATGTCTCACAAATATCATACCTCGATCGTTAGAAAAACCCTTTATCTTTGGCTTTTACCATTTCCCATGGTAGAATCACTCTTGGGCAAACTAAAGACTGTTTGGTTCTCCAAAAATGACATAGCAAGAATTTGAATAACCCCTTGCTCAACAAGAACTAGAGGATCATGATAACTTCATGATGACAATTCTATTGATAATATATTAAATTCCTATTAAAGTGCTCATAGTTTTGAGTCCCACATCCAGTGTAAATCATACAATAAACAATCATTAAGAAATATTCAAGTGCTACCTGTTTCAAGTGGAAATTTTCAATGCTACTTTCAAATATGTGCGTAGAAATCTTCCAGTGGGCTCCCTGTGTGCTACCTGCTTCACTCTAGTATACCCCCATGCTGCAGCTTACAGCCTCAGTCGTTGACAAAGAGGCAGATGATAAGAGCATAGAAGCTCATATGCATGCATTAAGAATATTTCAATGCTCATAAGAACGTCATCTTCGAACTCTATTCCTATTCTTATCTATTTATCTCTTTGATCTCTCTTATTTTCTATCCTATATCCCCAATGTTTACGTATAAATAAACGAGTTCTCACTAATGGATAGCGAAAGCCATGTTTTTTAATGTTGTACAAGAAATGGAGCCATCCTAGCAACCCCCCTCAAGCATTATCCTTCCTTTTCAAGGGATAGAAACCTTCCTTCCAAGTTTCAACTCATTAGCCCTCCAATTGTTCCACATGGTTAGGTTCCGAACCTCCGGTACTCACGGCAATGGTGAGGGGAGCGGATACCCGGTCCCACGTGGCGGGGTCATGGATAAGGCTATGGACAGCGATATCCAGGATAAGATCGACCGCTTTAACATCGAAGACCCAGACAGCTGATGTCGCTCCACACGTGATGACATACGCGACTAGACGGCGTACAAGCTCCAGCTGGTACCGTGGATggatatctgcaggatttcatATCAGCTGTTCTACATTGAATAAGATATCCCAAGAAATCAGATGGGATATAGTTGCACCGTGGTGATTCCTCCTGAACTAGTATTGGTGAGAGAATAATTGCACCTTTTATCCTTGTTGGATGTCTGCTGTTGGAACGTTTTAGAAGTGGATATGCATGGACTCATGGAGTAAGTGGGATAGCGCATGTTGTGCTCCAGGGTTAAATGGTTAGGTTGCATGTGAGGTTAAACCATGCCTGCTCTATTCACAATGCTGGTCTGGATTAATTTGTATTGTTTTTGGTATATACAGTTCTGGACTATATGTGGATCCTTGATGAATAAAAATGTAATTATTCAGAGCATGATATCGATTAGAACTAGCCAACAAGTTTCGTGTTCGTTGGTTTGCATCCTTCTTATTTCTTAGCACATGCATATTGGAAGAAATATCTATGTCTGAGCCTGCAATGTATATGAGATTCGACGGTGTCTGCTAAAAGATAATAACATTTGAATCATAGAGGTACAGGTTCATGCATGTGGTTGGTTTTAAATAGGAGTTCAAACCAAAATAGTATCTAATCCAATCTGGTCTAAACAAAACTGTATAATTGTCCTGTTTAGAATGGATAGAATGATTTGACAAAAGTAAGATTGATAATCATTTATAGTTAAAAATGTTATTTACAAACAATAGTGAAACTCTTGTAAACTAATACTACAATTTGGGAAAGAGGGAAGgggtgggggagagggagagggagagagagagatgtcctCCCTACAAAGCCTACATGAAAATGATGCAACGCAGGATTAAGTACATAAATTTTTTGGTCATTAAGCCCTAATCAATAAACAACAAGAACGGCTGAGTATTAGTTTTTTTTCTCCCCCTTCATTTTCACATATTTTTCATGCCTATGATGCTTTGTTCTCAACCATTGTTTTGATTGATTAATGGCACCAAAGATACACCATAAACAAGTTGGATAACCTAGCAAGTCATACATATGAAACATTGACAACTCCCCTGATCAACTAAGTTATCAAATTGGGTTATAGGTCATTTATCTCAATGATGTCACTACTCAATCATCAAGTGGAACTAATTAATAACATATTTTCTGGAAACATAACCAATAAGTCTTAAGTGTGTGGGTTAGTTTTACGAAAATTCTAGAGTCTTCTGTTCTTAAAAGTCTTTCATGATAAGGAAAACTAATGATATGCACTCGTTTTCCACAAAAATTGTGAATTATTAATTGATGGATGCTACTAATTAATCAAGTGAAGCTTAGACATTAACATTGAGATTTTGTATTATAAAGTCTTGAAGCCATCACATTTAGCATTGCAATTAGTTAGGTGTGCAAGATGTTattttcaaagatcaaatagATTCTCTGCATAACCTTTTCCTTCTAGTAATCCTTACTCAGAGAGGAAACCATGCATCATTGGGTACccaaacttcaaaaaaaaaagaacccatTATCCCATAGAACAAAGCTCCAATAGAA encodes the following:
- the LOC120112898 gene encoding uncharacterized protein LOC120112898, which codes for MGTTSRRSKSPSGRFPSASAGGMAVISSSSSTFFHHHRPSSPTRVNLVGAPPSPVPSVRFSFDRHRPTSPGRSLAFADHRSPRPITSSVPQRRTCMCSPTTHPGSFRCSLHKGLGQLQHSHSAVSSSSNRLNARRSAMANSLVRIGTVEGEWVKRALTALIRPSSHQQRRRAAFQPRSSRLSVMSKADDL